One region of bacterium genomic DNA includes:
- a CDS encoding FtsX-like permease family protein has product MISAEPYKESLHLAWSAVQANKTRGILTTLGIIIGIVAVSTTMTVSNGLGNSFKQSFSSLGTDVLYVSRMPWIIMGDFFQYRNRPTITFKESEKLHQRLRTALAVNPTTGTNRNVKYRSQVLENIAVVGTTDKQTLMNAAVPEFGHFITPVDVQYKKYVCVIGSEIRDHLFKNTDGLQKTIQIGRYSFRVIGVMEKQGSAGFFGGPNLDRQILIPITTLVQAFGGSQRDFNIAVKAPSQESLDDFRCELVSEMRKLRKLSPTEPDNFSINTMDTLMNAYNNVMGVVVLIGMVITGLSLFVGGIGVMNVMFVSVTERTREIGIRKAIGAPRRTILMQFLFESSSICILGGMIGVLLSFGVAALINRLVLPASVSPAVVIIALLVSMATGILSGILPAYQASRLNPIDALRYE; this is encoded by the coding sequence ATGATCTCCGCCGAGCCATACAAGGAGTCCTTGCACCTGGCCTGGTCCGCCGTTCAGGCGAACAAGACGCGCGGCATTCTCACCACGCTGGGCATCATCATCGGCATCGTGGCGGTGTCCACCACCATGACGGTGTCCAATGGATTGGGCAACAGCTTTAAACAGAGTTTTTCATCCCTGGGCACCGATGTACTCTATGTCTCGCGCATGCCCTGGATCATCATGGGTGATTTTTTCCAGTATCGCAACCGGCCGACGATCACCTTTAAGGAAAGCGAAAAGCTGCACCAACGACTGAGAACCGCCCTGGCGGTGAACCCCACCACCGGCACCAACCGCAACGTGAAATACCGATCGCAGGTTTTGGAAAACATCGCCGTCGTCGGCACAACGGATAAACAGACCCTGATGAACGCAGCAGTGCCGGAATTCGGCCATTTCATCACGCCGGTGGATGTGCAATATAAAAAATACGTTTGCGTCATCGGCTCAGAGATCCGCGATCACCTGTTTAAAAACACCGACGGGCTGCAAAAGACCATCCAGATCGGCCGCTACTCCTTTCGGGTGATCGGCGTTATGGAGAAACAGGGCAGCGCCGGGTTCTTCGGCGGCCCGAATCTGGACCGGCAGATCTTGATACCGATCACCACCTTGGTGCAGGCCTTTGGCGGCAGCCAACGCGATTTCAACATCGCGGTCAAAGCGCCCAGCCAGGAGTCGCTGGATGATTTCCGCTGTGAACTGGTGAGTGAGATGCGCAAACTGCGCAAGCTGTCGCCGACCGAGCCGGACAATTTTTCCATCAACACCATGGACACGCTGATGAACGCCTACAACAACGTCATGGGGGTGGTGGTGTTGATCGGCATGGTGATCACCGGACTCTCCCTGTTCGTCGGCGGCATCGGCGTGATGAACGTCATGTTCGTCTCAGTCACCGAACGCACGCGGGAGATCGGCATCCGCAAGGCCATCGGCGCACCCCGGCGCACCATTTTAATGCAATTCCTGTTCGAATCCTCCTCCATTTGCATCCTCGGTGGCATGATCGGGGTTCTTCTCTCTTTCGGAGTGGCCGCTTTGATCAATCGGCTGGTGTTGCCGGCGTCGGTTTCGCCGGCTGTGGTGATCATCGCCCTGCTGGTGTCCATGGCGACTGGAATTCTGTCCGGCATCCTGCCGGCCTACCAGGCGTCCCGTTTAAATCCCATCGACGCCCTGCGCTACGAATAG
- a CDS encoding efflux RND transporter periplasmic adaptor subunit, whose translation MSRKKIIISVIVILAIVLSIAALMAKKNKTAAIEVQTAKADRIKIIETVTATGKIQPVTQVKISADVAGKITYLPVKESEWVEKGSLLVQLDKERYQAAVEQAEANLRSVEANARLVKENELQAEKEYLRTRELYDKNLTSKAALDQVHAAVQVEKARYQSYLEQVDQARATVKQAREDLAKTTIYAPMAGTISKLNKEQGEIALGSQFQEDVILIISNLAGMEALVNVDENDIVRVALGDSATVEVDALPGRIFHGAVSEIASSAKISGSGTTEQKTEFEVKVAISDAGKELREGMTASSEIITDVKPQAIGVPIQCVTTRSMAQLKPKMGADTLTAAKYTPDKDGYVTVLFVMKNGMAEARQVKAGIQSETHIEIMDGLAVGEEYVTGSYRAISQTLQNGSPVMAGKSQ comes from the coding sequence ATGTCGAGAAAAAAAATTATCATCAGCGTGATCGTCATCCTGGCCATCGTGCTTTCCATCGCAGCCTTGATGGCAAAGAAAAATAAAACAGCCGCCATCGAAGTGCAGACCGCAAAGGCGGACCGTATTAAAATCATCGAAACGGTCACCGCCACCGGCAAGATCCAACCGGTCACCCAAGTCAAGATCAGCGCGGATGTGGCCGGCAAAATCACCTATTTACCGGTTAAGGAGAGCGAATGGGTGGAAAAAGGCAGCCTGCTGGTGCAACTGGATAAAGAACGCTACCAGGCGGCGGTGGAACAGGCGGAGGCTAATCTGCGCTCGGTGGAGGCCAACGCCAGGTTGGTCAAGGAGAATGAACTCCAGGCAGAAAAAGAATACCTCCGCACCAGGGAGCTGTACGACAAAAATCTCACCTCCAAGGCGGCCCTGGACCAGGTTCACGCCGCCGTGCAGGTGGAAAAAGCGCGTTATCAATCCTATCTGGAACAGGTGGATCAGGCCAGAGCAACGGTTAAACAAGCCCGCGAGGACTTGGCCAAGACCACCATCTATGCGCCCATGGCCGGGACCATCAGCAAATTGAACAAGGAACAGGGAGAGATCGCCCTGGGGTCGCAGTTCCAGGAGGATGTCATCCTGATCATCTCCAACCTCGCCGGCATGGAAGCCTTGGTCAATGTGGATGAAAACGACATCGTCCGCGTCGCCCTCGGCGACAGTGCGACCGTGGAGGTGGACGCCCTGCCGGGAAGAATCTTCCATGGTGCAGTCAGCGAGATCGCCAGCAGCGCCAAGATATCCGGAAGCGGCACGACAGAGCAGAAGACCGAATTCGAGGTTAAAGTCGCCATCTCCGACGCCGGCAAGGAACTCCGCGAGGGAATGACAGCGAGCAGCGAGATCATCACGGATGTCAAGCCCCAGGCCATCGGCGTGCCGATCCAATGTGTGACCACGCGCAGCATGGCCCAGCTGAAGCCCAAAATGGGAGCAGACACGCTGACTGCGGCGAAATACACGCCGGATAAAGACGGTTATGTCACTGTGCTCTTTGTCATGAAGAACGGCATGGCCGAGGCCAGACAGGTCAAAGCCGGCATCCAGAGCGAGACCCACATCGAAATCATGGACGGACTGGCGGTCGGTGAGGAATATGTGACCGGCAGCTATCGCGCCATCAGCCAGACCCTGCAGAACGGCAGCCCGGTGATGGCTGGAAAGAGCCAATAA
- a CDS encoding sugar MFS transporter — translation MKRNYFIVALIFLVFFVISFLTNILGPLIPDIINSFRLSFTMVALLPFAFFIAYGVMSIPSGMLLEKFEEKPVMTVAFAAAFAGALMFALKPVYSVAVISLFMLGAGMATLQVAINPLLRTAGGEEHFAFNSVMAQLVFGLASFLSPFVYSYMVRELALPTAQTNGLVGLLRTLVPPALPWTSLYWVIALVTLIMVVVMLFSPFPKVVRKADERTGAWATHVALFKQKTVLMYFLGIFAYVGTEQGIANWMSKFLQLYHGMDPQTIGASSVAWFWGLMTAGCLLGLVLLKLFDSRQVLIGFAFLAIGLLSLALFGPSGAARYAFPLLGFGISVMWSIVFSLALNSVSEHHGSFSGILCSGIVGGAVMPLVIGRLGDWFGLRTGMMFLYITLAYILSIGFWARPLVLNQTIQRTRKQPDADHRS, via the coding sequence ATGAAACGCAACTATTTTATCGTCGCTCTGATTTTTCTGGTGTTCTTTGTCATCTCGTTTTTGACCAACATCCTTGGTCCGCTGATACCGGACATCATCAACAGTTTTCGGTTGAGCTTTACCATGGTGGCGTTGCTGCCGTTCGCGTTCTTCATCGCCTACGGCGTCATGTCCATCCCTTCGGGCATGCTGCTAGAGAAATTCGAAGAAAAGCCGGTGATGACCGTCGCTTTTGCAGCTGCGTTTGCCGGCGCGTTGATGTTCGCACTCAAGCCGGTCTACTCCGTGGCCGTAATCTCCCTGTTTATGCTGGGCGCCGGCATGGCCACGCTGCAGGTGGCCATCAACCCATTGCTGCGCACGGCCGGCGGCGAGGAGCATTTCGCCTTCAACTCGGTCATGGCCCAGCTGGTCTTTGGATTGGCCTCTTTTCTCAGCCCTTTTGTGTACAGCTATATGGTGCGCGAACTGGCTCTTCCCACGGCGCAGACAAACGGTCTGGTAGGGCTGCTGCGCACCCTGGTGCCGCCCGCGTTGCCGTGGACCTCTCTGTATTGGGTGATCGCCCTGGTCACGCTGATCATGGTCGTGGTCATGCTGTTCAGCCCTTTTCCCAAAGTGGTCCGCAAGGCGGATGAGCGCACCGGCGCTTGGGCTACGCATGTCGCTCTGTTCAAACAGAAAACCGTGCTGATGTATTTTCTCGGTATTTTCGCTTATGTCGGAACCGAGCAGGGGATCGCCAATTGGATGTCAAAATTTCTCCAGCTTTACCACGGCATGGATCCGCAGACCATCGGCGCCTCCAGTGTGGCCTGGTTCTGGGGGCTGATGACTGCGGGCTGTCTGCTGGGCCTGGTGCTGCTCAAGCTGTTCGACAGCCGTCAGGTTTTGATCGGCTTTGCCTTTCTGGCCATCGGTCTGCTCAGCCTCGCCCTGTTCGGCCCGTCGGGTGCAGCGCGCTATGCGTTTCCGCTGCTTGGCTTTGGCATTTCGGTGATGTGGTCGATCGTCTTCTCGCTGGCGCTCAATTCGGTCAGCGAGCATCATGGCAGTTTTTCCGGAATTTTATGCAGCGGCATTGTCGGGGGTGCGGTGATGCCGCTGGTGATCGGCCGGCTCGGCGATTGGTTCGGACTGCGCACCGGCATGATGTTTCTCTATATCACCCTCGCCTATATCCTCAGCATCGGCTTTTGGGCCAGACCGCTGGTGCTCAATCAAACCATTCAACGGACAAGGAAGCAGCCGGATGCCGATCATCGGAGTTGA
- a CDS encoding ROK family protein, with product MPIIGVDLGGTNMRAGRVENNEVVAIAVQAVKPCGSREEILEDLCDIIAQVLSADVKGLGVGVPSVVDTENGIAYDVINIPSWQEVALGPILHRRFNLPVFINNDANCFAVGEKYYGKAQGFRDAIGLIIGTGLGAGVIVQDRLYSGTNCGAGEFGMMPYRDGVLEHYCSGQFFQRQHNRSGAKLAQLAAQGDEDSLAIFAEYGLHLAEAVKLILYALDPQIIVLGGSVSKSFPYFQKAMWQGLQSFAYRRSLDRLQIVVSDLPQSAILGAAALYLDAMK from the coding sequence ATGCCGATCATCGGAGTTGACCTGGGCGGTACCAATATGCGCGCCGGTCGGGTGGAAAACAATGAGGTGGTTGCGATCGCTGTGCAGGCGGTCAAACCGTGCGGATCGCGCGAAGAGATTCTGGAGGACCTGTGCGACATCATCGCACAGGTCCTCAGCGCCGATGTAAAGGGGCTGGGCGTCGGCGTGCCCAGCGTTGTGGACACGGAAAATGGCATTGCCTATGATGTGATCAATATTCCCAGCTGGCAGGAGGTGGCCCTGGGGCCGATCCTCCATCGTCGTTTCAATCTACCGGTTTTTATTAATAACGACGCCAACTGTTTTGCCGTCGGCGAAAAATATTATGGCAAAGCTCAAGGGTTTCGTGACGCCATCGGACTGATCATCGGCACAGGACTGGGCGCCGGCGTGATTGTCCAGGACAGACTGTACAGCGGCACAAATTGCGGCGCTGGAGAGTTCGGCATGATGCCGTACCGGGATGGCGTGCTGGAACATTACTGCTCAGGACAATTCTTTCAGCGTCAACATAACCGCAGCGGCGCCAAACTAGCACAGCTGGCTGCCCAGGGGGATGAGGACAGCTTGGCCATCTTTGCAGAGTATGGCCTGCATCTGGCCGAGGCGGTCAAATTGATCCTTTACGCACTGGACCCGCAGATCATCGTGCTCGGCGGATCGGTCAGCAAATCATTTCCTTATTTTCAAAAAGCCATGTGGCAGGGACTGCAGTCCTTTGCTTACCGCCGCTCGCTTGACCGGCTGCAAATCGTGGTT